A single window of Melospiza georgiana isolate bMelGeo1 chromosome 19, bMelGeo1.pri, whole genome shotgun sequence DNA harbors:
- the LOC131091449 gene encoding pinopsin, which translates to MESTQEPPNSSTPGPFDGPQWPHQAPRAMYLAVAVLMGLVVASASVLNGLVIVVSIRHKRLRSPLNYILVNLAVANLLVTLCGSSVSLSNNIQGFFVFGERLCQLEGFMVSLTGIVGLWSLAILALERYLVVCRPLGDFRFQRRHAASGCAFTWGWSLLWTTPPLLGWSSYVPEGLRTSCGPNWYTGGSNNSSYILALFVTCFVVPLSLILFSYTNLLLTLRAAAAQQQESDTTQQAEREVTRMVVAMVVAFLTCWLPYTTFALVVATNKDIVIQPALASLPSYFSKTATVYNPIIYVFMNKQFQSCLLGMLCCGYHPRGMGKTSPAVPGPQVAAEGLRNKVTPSHPV; encoded by the exons atggaGAGCACCCAGGAGCCCCCAaacagcagcaccccagggccCTTTGATGGCCCCCAGTGGCCCCACCAGGCCCCCAGGGCCATGTACCTGGCAGTGGCCGTGCTCATGGGGCTGGTGGTGGCCTCGGCCTCGGTGCTCAATGGCCTGGTCATCGTGGTGTCCATCCGGCACAAGAGGCTGCGCTCGCCCCTCAATTACATCCTGGTGAACCTGGCCGTGGCCAACCTGCTGGTGACGCTCTGCGGCAGCTCCGTCAGCCTCTCCAACAACATCCAGGGCTTCTTCGTGTTTGGGGAGcgcctctgccagctggagggCTTCATGGTGTCCCTGACAG GCATCGTGGGGCTGTGGTCCCTGGCCATCCTGGCCTTGGAGAGGTACCTGGTGGTCTGCAGACCCCTGGGAGACTTTCGGTTCCAGCGCCGGCACGCTGCCAGCGGCTGTGCCTTCACCTGGGGCTGGTCCCTGCTCTGGACAACCCCacctctgctgggctggagcagctaCGTGCCTGAAG GCCTGAGAACCTCCTGCGGGCCCAACTGGTACACGGGCGGCAGCAACAACAGCAGCTACATCCTGGCCTTGTTTGTCACCTGCTTCGTGGTGCCCCTCAGCCTGATCCTCTTCTCCTACACCAACCTGCTGCTGACCCTGCGGGCG gcagcagcacagcagcaggagtcGGACACGACGCAGCAGGCGGAGCGGGAGGTGACACGCATGGTGGTGGCCATGGTGGTGGCCTTCCTCACCTGCTGGCTGCCCTACACCACCTTTGCGCTGGTGGTGGCCACCAACAAGGACATTGTcatccagccagccctggcatccctgccctcctaCTTCTCCAAGACAGCCACGGTCTACAACCCCATCATCTACGTCTTCATGAACAAACAG ttccagagctgcctgctgggaatgctgtgctGTGGTTACCACCCCAGGGGCATGGGGAAAACCTCTCCAGCTGTCCCCGGTCCCCAggtggctgcagaggggctgaggaACAAGGTGACACCATCCCACCCCGTGTGA